The genomic DNA AACACCTACTTCTTTTGCTAGTATGCTTGGTTATGAAGAAGTATGAACATATAACAAGGTATGAGCGTTTAGAAATTGGTATCTTGTTTCGAAAAAAATATTCAGTTCGTGAAATTGCAGTGGAACTAGGCAGAAGCCCAAGTAGCATATCCAGGGAGATACGCATCAACTCAGTGCGTGGAGTTTATTCAGGTAAGAAAGCTCATCACAAATCTTATGTGCGTCGTAAGTACGCAAAGTACCAAGCAATGCGTATAATTCAGGATATGAAACTTCGGGAATATATCGACACACACTTACGTCTTGCTTGGTCACCAGA from Candidatus Saccharibacteria bacterium includes the following:
- a CDS encoding IS30 family transposase, which translates into the protein MKKYEHITRYERLEIGILFRKKYSVREIAVELGRSPSSISREIRINSVRGVYSGKKAHHKSYVRRKYAKYQAMRIIQDMKLREYIDTHLRLAWSPEQIAGRLAYKLGSSPYLHLLSTNTFAVLMVDS